From the Cryptomeria japonica chromosome 2, Sugi_1.0, whole genome shotgun sequence genome, one window contains:
- the LOC131063274 gene encoding probable disease resistance protein At1g61190 — protein sequence MGHIADKGIKKLYGEVKNLRSLRSNAACLREEIDRVKGIEDDIKTLLSGRKVLNSLADIDKHLKTKDSDFPTNGELGELPGALVQPIENELVGKFVHEKLQKLETWLLKDDSVRVVGVYGMPGVGKTSLLKHINNNEKVVNFFKLVIWVTASRDSDISDLQRRICERIELPWRPNLSIDKAAGLDKEVCRSMKADKMILMKHLSEEDGWELFCRGTFPAGEDQKMDSEIEPLARSIAKECKGHPLAIKTLARTVPHLHSSTLSEWEYVLKQLKAIDPEFYRIHEEIVKELFKPLKHIYDALESDELRLCFLEEGRHGFLKTLANRCLVEIEIKDENDLHIWKVKIHDVLRDMAIHVAEVDQNILFRAGQSLAEFPESASATSVRISVMYNRIRILPESVDCAKLVTLLLSWNTFEEVPESFLEKLNMLKVLYPSNTPIKFLPNSIHQLKYLLYLHLSNTQIKVIPHQTFELIRLQFLDLSFSPMKNIASMIKKLKSLQTLNLAHCYDLEFVSCDISQLTSLEELDSWKSTMFGNSRDVRVGGESREASLQDVCKLHRLKHLRLALKSQIEEKTMGNLVELQGLWLLWMPEVRQTYLPTDMRAMHSLERAHLYNCHIKGTPDLFPELQNLTYLKDEIFSNTAHSFWIRGLDNLKSLEQIRGEKEWWNEISWRNEEMKNHFHAKEPKDQAAYLALTRNITDEFKENKKNNARTLSFIQQVVDESIFPKIPAAKTSNKAWEILETAYQGTLRRNFENLQMNDSEFVDQYMSLVMNVVNQLRCNGEEMLDKKIIEIIFKSLPRKFDLIVVALEESKDFAQLSVDELMGSEEEGQVLEEEVAVEVEGEVNIIVDKDSTEVQTDIVGNIIEQPIENVEVEIQTEHSEQPLDSGMNTGSIDAGTEKPTKTEKPIEKLAEA from the exons ATGGGGCATA TTGCGGACAAGGGTATAAAGAAACTGTATGGAGAGGTTAAGAACCTAAGGAGTTTACGTAGCAATGCCGCATGCCTCCGCGAGGAGATAGATCGTGTGAAAGGCATAGAAGATGATATTAAGACTCTGTTAAGTGG TCGAAAAGTCCTTAATTCTCTAGCGGATATAGATAAGCATCTGAAGACAAAGGATTCAGATTTTCCCACGAATGGAGAGCTGGGGGAGCTTCCAGGGGCGCTGGTACAACCCATTGAGAACGAGCTTGTTGGCAAATTTGTTCACGAGAAGCTGCAGAAGCTGGAGACGTGGCTGCTCAAAGATGATTCTGTTCGTGTCGTTGGAGTCTATGGAATGCCCGGCGTGGGAAAGACGTCCCTGCTTAAACACATCAACAATAATGAAAAGGTAGTCAATTTCTTTAAGCTTGTAATTTGGGTTACTGCGTCCAGAGACTCCGATATATCTGATCTCCAGAGGCGCATTTGTGAGAGAATTGAATTGCCTTGGCGACCAAATTTGAGCATTGACAAAGCAGCAGGGCT AGATAAAGAGGTGTGCAGGAGCATGAAAGCAGACAAGATGATTTTAATGAAGCATCTGTCGGAGGAAGATGGTTGGGAGCTTTTCTGCAGGGGAACCTTCCCAGCTGGTGAGGATCAGAAAATGGATAGCGAGATTGAGCCCTTGGCCAGAAGCATTGCAAAGGAATGTAAAGGACATCCCCTAGCCATTAAGACGCTTGCTCGGACAGTGCCACATCTTCACAGCAGTACCCTGTCCGAATGGGAATATGTTCTCAAGCAGCTAAAGGCGATCGATCCAGAGTTTTATCGCATTCATGAAGAGATTGTGAAGGAATTATTCAAGCCGCTGAAGCACATCTACGATGCTCTGGAATCGGATGAGCTGAGGCTTTGTTTCCT AGAGGAGGGGCGCCACGGTTTTCTCAAGACCTTGGCGAACCGATGTTTGGTTGagattgaaattaaagatgaaaacgaCCTTCACATTTGGAAAGTGAAAATCCACGATGTGCTCAGAGATATGGCTATACACGTCGCTGAGGTCGACCAGAATATCCTGTTCCGTGCAGGCCAGAGTTTAGCAGAGTTTCCAGAGTCCGCAAGCGCAACATCGGTGAGGATATCAGTGATGTATAACCGTATCAGAATTCTACCTGAAAGTGTTGATTGCGCGAAGTTAGTGACTCTGTTATTGAGCTGGAACACATTTGAGGAGGTTCCAGAGAGCTTTCtggagaagctgaatatgttgaagGTGCTTTATCCCAGCAACACGCCCATCAAATTCTTGCCAAATTCCATCCACCAACTGAAGTATCTCCTCTATCTGCACCTTTCAAATACCCAGATTAAGGTAATCCCCCATCAAACATTTGAGCTGATTAGACTGCAGTTTTTAGATCTTTCTTTCTCCCCTATGAAGAATATTGCGTCCATGATAAAAAAGCTGAAAAGTCTCCAAACTCTCAATTTAGCCCACTGTTATGATTTGGAGTTCGTTTCATGCGACATATCACAGCTCACTAGTTTGGAAGAGCTTGACTCGTGGAAGTCGACAATGTTTGGAAATTCACGCGATGTAAGAGTAGGAGGAGAATCAAGGGAGGCTTCCTTGCAAGACGTATGCAAACTCCATCGTCTGAAGCATCTGCGTCTAGCCTTAAAATCCCAAATTGAGGAGAAAACAATGGGGAATCTAGTGGAGCTTCAAGGACTTTGGCTACTTTGGATGCCCGAAGTTCGTCAGACATATCTGCCCACTGACATGCGGGCCATGCATAGTTTGGAGAGGGCCCACCTGTATAATTGTCACATAAAGGGAACTCCTGATTTATTCCCAGAATTACAAAATCTCACGTACTTAAAAGATGAAATCTTCTCAAATACTGCTCACTCTTTCTGGATTAGG GGTCTTGATAATCTCAAGTCTCTGGAACAGATCAGAGGAGAGAAAGAATGGTGGAATGAAATTAGCTGGCGAAATGAAGAAATGAAGAACCATTTTCATGCGAA AGAACCAAAAGATCAGGCTGCATATCTAGCACTAACAAGAAATATAACAGATGAGTTTAAGGAGAACAAAAAAAATAATGCAAGAACTTTAAGTTTTATCCAGCAAGTTGTGGACGAGTCAATCTTTCCTAAGATTCCAGCAGCAAAAACATCTAATAAGGCTTGGGAAATCTTAGAAACTGCATATCAGGGTACTCTTAGGAGAAATTTTGAGAATTTACAAATGAACGATTCAGAGTTTGTAGACCAATATATGAGTCTAGTTATGAATGTTGTGAATCAGTTAAGATGTAATGGAGAAGAAATGTTAGATAAGAAGATTATAGAAATAATATTTAAGAGTCTGCCCAGGAAATTTGATTTAATAGTTGTAGCACTTGAAGAATCTAAGGATTTTGCACAATTATCAGTAGATGAATTAATGGGATCT GAAGAGGAAGGTCAAGTTTTAGAGGAAGAGGTCGCGGTAGAGGTGGAAGGA